One segment of Deinococcus multiflagellatus DNA contains the following:
- a CDS encoding DNA glycosylase AlkZ-like family protein: MTITPSAVRAAAFRTLAPQSSLQAALDTLGFVQADPIRAPARAQDLTLMARLAGYRAGDLEAAYPTLDAEEDMLPNYGFVPRRVQALLHPREVEPGVLQTHPELVSAVRALLHEAGELHPRQAAGQLGRGGVVNAWGGQSSATTRVLDALHRRGEARVVRRERGVRVYGPAPHLAALRAAPLPEAERLRGAVHLLAGLYGPLPEASLGYLVGLSHYGFPHLHGALRAAFRTAVREELAGAVVDGVRYVWPAGCSPEADAPRGVRVVGPFDPLVWDRRRFAHLHGWTYRFEAYTPAAKRQLGYYALPVFQAERAVGWANLQLQGSVLEARVGLVPGVRRTAAFNRSLNVELDRYRAFLGPAEVQVAEP; encoded by the coding sequence ATGACCATCACGCCCTCGGCGGTGCGGGCCGCCGCGTTTCGCACGCTGGCGCCGCAGTCCAGCCTTCAGGCCGCGCTGGACACGCTGGGCTTCGTGCAGGCCGATCCCATCCGCGCGCCCGCCCGCGCCCAGGACCTCACCCTGATGGCCCGTCTTGCGGGCTACCGCGCCGGCGATCTGGAAGCGGCCTACCCCACCCTGGACGCCGAGGAAGACATGCTGCCCAACTACGGGTTCGTGCCCCGGCGCGTGCAGGCCCTGCTGCACCCCCGCGAGGTCGAGCCGGGGGTGTTGCAGACCCACCCGGAGCTGGTCAGCGCGGTGCGCGCCCTGCTGCACGAGGCCGGTGAGCTGCACCCCCGGCAGGCGGCGGGCCAGCTGGGGCGCGGCGGAGTGGTCAACGCCTGGGGCGGACAATCCAGCGCCACCACCCGCGTGCTGGACGCCCTGCACCGCCGGGGCGAGGCGCGGGTGGTGCGCCGGGAGCGGGGCGTGCGCGTGTACGGCCCGGCGCCCCATCTGGCCGCGCTGCGCGCCGCGCCTTTGCCCGAAGCCGAACGGCTGCGCGGCGCGGTTCACCTGCTGGCCGGGCTGTATGGCCCTCTGCCCGAAGCCAGCCTGGGGTATCTGGTGGGGCTGTCTCACTACGGCTTTCCGCACCTGCACGGGGCGCTGCGCGCCGCTTTTCGCACGGCCGTGCGGGAAGAACTGGCAGGCGCGGTGGTGGACGGCGTGCGCTACGTGTGGCCCGCTGGCTGCTCCCCAGAGGCCGACGCGCCCCGTGGCGTGCGGGTGGTGGGCCCCTTTGATCCGCTGGTGTGGGACCGGCGCCGCTTCGCCCACCTGCACGGCTGGACCTACCGTTTCGAGGCCTACACCCCGGCCGCCAAACGCCAGTTGGGCTATTACGCGCTGCCCGTCTTTCAGGCCGAGCGGGCGGTGGGCTGGGCCAACCTGCAGCTGCAGGGCTCTGTGCTGGAGGCCCGGGTGGGGCTGGTGCCGGGCGTCCGCCGCACTGCCGCCTTTAACCGCAGCCTGAACGTAGAACTGGACCGCTACCGAGCCTTTCTGGGCCCGGCTGAGGTGCAGGTGGCTGAACCCTAG
- a CDS encoding IS630 family transposase (programmed frameshift), whose translation MGRIKQWVVQLSEDERQQLTDMTRKGVHSARVMTRARLLLLSDQGFLDREVAQRQGVRPATVASIRKKYVEGGLQAALYEKARPKQPPKLDAQQTAILIAEVCSKPEGRETWTMQLLADRLVTLGVVDRISDETVRRTPEKNALKPWQVQSGCVAQVGADFVWRMEAVLDTYAQPYDADRPVICFDEKSYQLLDHVRDPLPPVPGTPARVDHEYKRCGTVNFFVAFEPLTGQRTVTVTDRRGNADFAAQLQALELRYPNAAQIRLVLDQLSTHTPAALYQHLPAEEARRLTRRFEWIYTPKHASWLNMAELEWSALQRQCLGQRLPSKEAVARELHAWETDRNARSIKVDWQFSTTSARQKLRRHYPTQE comes from the exons ATGGGACGCATCAAGCAGTGGGTCGTGCAGCTGAGCGAGGACGAGCGGCAACAGTTGACCGACATGACCCGAAAAGGCGTGCACAGTGCGCGGGTTATGACCCGCGCACGATTGCTCTTGCTGAGCGATCAGGGGTTCCTAGATCGTGAAGTCGCTCAGCGACAGGGCGTCAGGCCTGCCACCGTCGCGTCCATCCGCAAGAAATACGTTGAAGGCGGCCTCCAGGCCGCCCTGTACGAGAAAGCAAGACCCAAACAACCCCCGAAACTGGACGCCCAGCAGACGGCCATCCTGATCGCCGAGGTGTGCTCAAAACCGGAGGGACGCGAGACGTGGACCATGCAGCTTCTCGCCGACCGCCTCGTGACACTGGGCGTCGTAGACCGCATCAGTGACGAAACCGTGCGGCGCACGC CTGAAAAAAACGCGCTCAAACCGTGGCAGGTTCAGAGTGGGTGTGTCGCCCAGGTAGGCGCCGACTTTGTCTGGCGCATGGAAGCTGTCCTGGATACTTATGCTCAGCCATATGACGCTGATCGGCCGGTGATCTGCTTCGACGAAAAGTCCTACCAGCTGCTCGACCATGTGCGCGATCCATTGCCACCCGTGCCGGGGACCCCGGCACGGGTTGATCATGAATACAAGCGCTGTGGCACGGTGAATTTCTTCGTGGCGTTCGAACCGCTGACAGGTCAACGTACGGTGACGGTCACTGACCGCAGGGGGAACGCCGACTTCGCGGCGCAGCTCCAGGCACTGGAGCTGCGCTATCCAAACGCTGCACAGATCCGTCTGGTGCTCGATCAACTCTCGACCCATACGCCGGCGGCGCTGTATCAGCACCTGCCAGCGGAAGAAGCGCGCCGCCTGACCCGACGATTCGAGTGGATCTACACGCCCAAACACGCCAGTTGGCTCAACATGGCCGAACTCGAGTGGTCGGCGCTGCAGCGACAGTGTCTGGGCCAACGCCTGCCCAGCAAAGAAGCCGTGGCGCGTGAACTGCACGCGTGGGAAACCGACCGCAACGCCCGGTCGATCAAGGTCGACTGGCAGTTCTCGACGACTTCAGCGCGACAAAAGCTCCGGCGGCATTACCCCACTCAAGAATAG
- a CDS encoding regulatory protein RecX, translating to MTGRYRRAQGRRAPAPGTEGDDAAPRAPRRPSTPEEQRDALLAYAFRALGQRALSAQELRARLEKRSDDPELVALVLARVQELGYQDDTQVARAENTRRGVGAMRVRQTLKRRGLDDDLIQDTLQTRDSAREAEEVAALLERRWSSFARKRDPQASAFAFLARRGYPGSVIWPAIRAFVANQGEEPEWNGEEDEG from the coding sequence ATGACGGGCCGATACCGCAGGGCACAGGGGCGCCGGGCGCCGGCACCCGGCACAGAGGGCGACGACGCCGCGCCGCGCGCCCCCCGCCGCCCCTCCACCCCCGAAGAGCAGCGCGACGCCCTGCTGGCCTACGCCTTTCGCGCCCTGGGCCAGCGCGCCCTGAGCGCCCAGGAACTGCGCGCCCGCCTGGAGAAACGCAGCGACGACCCCGAACTGGTCGCCCTGGTGCTGGCCCGGGTGCAGGAACTGGGCTACCAGGACGACACCCAGGTGGCCCGCGCCGAGAACACCCGCCGGGGCGTGGGCGCCATGCGGGTGCGCCAGACCCTCAAGCGCCGGGGCCTGGACGACGACCTGATTCAGGACACCCTGCAGACCCGCGACTCTGCGCGTGAAGCCGAGGAAGTGGCGGCCCTGCTGGAGCGCCGCTGGTCCTCGTTTGCCCGGAAGCGCGACCCCCAGGCCAGCGCCTTTGCCTTTCTGGCCCGGCGCGGGTATCCCGGCAGCGTGATCTGGCCCGCTATCCGCGCCTTCGTGGCCAATCAGGGCGAGGAGCCCGAGTGGAACGGGGAAGAGGACGAGGGCTGA
- a CDS encoding ferritin-like domain-containing protein: protein MSDSNLPAVVTSDPALNRRAALGLLGKVGLGAAAFGLSGVARAAPAKNIDADVLNFALNLEYLEAAFYLAAVGRVDELRRIGGGAEIRLPAGLDQSRGMTFKDSAVQALARDIAEDELQHVKFLYGALGKAAAPRPVLDLNGAFRAAGQAASGGKITGFNPYLNDLFFLHGAFIFEDVGVTAYNGAATLITNPAYLQAAAGILAVEAYHGGAIRTMLYQQRQVTAAAGLYVGQVVQAISTLRGKVGGMKDMGLTDSRGMAVFAPADSNGVAYPRTTREVLNIVYLAPGAAKGGFYPNGLNGTIK from the coding sequence ATGTCCGATTCCAATTTGCCTGCCGTTGTCACGTCCGACCCTGCCCTGAACCGCCGCGCTGCCCTGGGGTTGCTGGGCAAGGTGGGCCTGGGCGCCGCCGCCTTTGGCCTCAGCGGCGTCGCCCGTGCCGCGCCCGCCAAGAACATTGACGCCGACGTGCTGAATTTCGCCCTGAATCTCGAATACCTGGAAGCGGCCTTCTACCTCGCAGCGGTGGGCCGCGTGGACGAATTGCGCCGCATTGGCGGTGGCGCCGAGATCCGCCTGCCCGCTGGCCTGGACCAGAGCCGGGGCATGACCTTCAAGGACAGCGCCGTGCAGGCCCTGGCCCGCGACATCGCTGAGGATGAACTGCAGCATGTGAAGTTCCTGTACGGCGCGCTGGGCAAGGCGGCGGCTCCCCGGCCCGTGCTGGACCTGAACGGCGCGTTTCGCGCGGCGGGGCAGGCGGCATCTGGCGGCAAGATCACCGGCTTCAACCCGTACCTGAATGATCTGTTTTTCCTGCACGGCGCCTTTATTTTCGAGGACGTGGGCGTGACCGCCTACAACGGGGCCGCCACCCTGATCACCAATCCGGCCTACCTGCAGGCGGCGGCGGGCATTCTGGCCGTGGAGGCCTATCACGGCGGCGCCATCCGCACCATGCTCTACCAGCAGCGGCAGGTCACGGCGGCGGCCGGGCTGTACGTGGGACAGGTGGTGCAGGCCATCAGCACCCTGCGCGGCAAGGTGGGCGGCATGAAAGACATGGGCCTCACCGACAGCCGGGGCATGGCGGTTTTTGCCCCCGCCGACAGCAACGGCGTGGCCTACCCGCGCACCACGCGCGAGGTGCTGAATATCGTGTATCTGGCCCCCGGTGCGGCGAAGGGCGGCTTCTACCCCAACGGCCTGAACGGCACGATCAAGTAA
- a CDS encoding phosphotransferase family protein codes for MPRRLGDWAATLRGHAPASGPWVWPPALRAAFPGARVVETWTGEGAAFARYRSPAGPLFLKYLPAGWRDPRAAERLHRESTYLRDLAPHAPVPHARYLHSAAQQGPPLAHLLTVDRTEATWGWGAFATDPQREAALLDVVRLLAGLHAFWAGPGQPLLRGRWRWQPGEVLARAAAVAPAAPPDVPSAAEALLAAAQALPALLAHAPVWTLVHGDIHAGQVLWPRDGGPPELIDYGQVHPSVPGEDLAHLLALRLNAAERARLGPALRAAYQAALAEQGLSLSAAELAAQERAGLALNLLSTARQAQRRESSGVQQALAAAVEAWWE; via the coding sequence GTGCCGCGCCGCCTGGGAGACTGGGCGGCCACTTTACGCGGCCACGCCCCCGCCAGTGGGCCCTGGGTGTGGCCCCCAGCGCTGCGCGCCGCCTTCCCGGGGGCGCGTGTGGTGGAAACCTGGACCGGCGAGGGGGCCGCCTTTGCGCGCTACCGCAGCCCCGCCGGCCCGCTGTTCCTGAAATACCTGCCCGCTGGCTGGCGTGACCCCCGCGCGGCCGAGCGCCTGCACCGCGAAAGCACCTACCTGCGCGACCTGGCGCCGCACGCCCCGGTGCCCCACGCCCGCTATCTGCACAGCGCCGCGCAGCAAGGCCCGCCCCTGGCCCACCTGCTAACCGTGGACCGGACCGAGGCCACCTGGGGCTGGGGCGCCTTTGCCACCGACCCCCAGCGCGAGGCGGCCCTGCTGGACGTGGTGCGCCTGCTGGCCGGGCTGCACGCTTTCTGGGCGGGGCCGGGCCAGCCCCTGTTGCGGGGGCGCTGGCGCTGGCAGCCCGGCGAGGTGCTGGCCCGTGCGGCGGCGGTGGCCCCTGCCGCGCCGCCGGATGTGCCGAGCGCGGCCGAAGCCCTGTTGGCTGCCGCACAGGCGTTGCCGGCCCTGCTGGCCCACGCGCCCGTGTGGACGCTGGTGCACGGTGACATTCACGCCGGGCAGGTGCTGTGGCCCAGAGACGGCGGGCCCCCCGAACTCATTGACTACGGGCAGGTGCATCCCAGTGTGCCCGGCGAGGACCTGGCGCACCTGCTGGCGCTGCGGCTGAACGCTGCCGAGCGGGCCCGCCTGGGGCCTGCCCTGCGCGCGGCCTATCAGGCGGCCCTGGCCGAGCAGGGCCTGTCCCTGTCAGCGGCGGAACTGGCCGCCCAGGAGCGCGCGGGGCTGGCCCTGAACCTGCTGTCCACGGCCCGGCAGGCGCAGCGCCGCGAAAGCAGCGGGGTTCAGCAGGCCCTGGCCGCTGCTGTGGAGGCGTGGTGGGAGTGA
- a CDS encoding HAD family hydrolase, whose translation MPTSFAAVLFDLDGVLVDTEALITGLWAEIFRGQGLDLSAAEITRLTAGQRFEGVVRALEEGRGWRAPEDFLPLLNTRFNAAFDHVPPVTGAADTLRALDAAGVPFAVASNSERHRLGLKLRGAGLDTLLAGRAFDPACVGGVGKPDPALYRYAAAALGAEPGRCLVVEDSAPGAQAGLAAGMTVWALLAGSHILPDDEARLRELGVARVLHAHAELQAALGLLVPSP comes from the coding sequence ATGCCCACGTCCTTTGCCGCCGTGCTGTTCGACCTTGACGGCGTGCTGGTGGACACCGAGGCCCTGATCACCGGGCTGTGGGCCGAGATTTTCCGGGGCCAGGGCCTGGACCTCAGCGCGGCCGAGATCACCCGCCTGACGGCCGGGCAGCGCTTTGAAGGCGTGGTGCGCGCCCTGGAAGAGGGCCGGGGCTGGCGGGCCCCCGAAGACTTTCTGCCACTGCTGAACACCCGCTTTAACGCGGCTTTTGACCATGTGCCCCCTGTAACTGGGGCCGCCGACACCCTGCGCGCGCTGGACGCGGCGGGCGTTCCCTTTGCGGTGGCGAGCAACAGTGAGCGCCACCGCCTGGGCCTGAAACTGCGTGGGGCCGGGCTGGACACCCTGCTGGCCGGGCGGGCTTTTGACCCGGCCTGCGTGGGCGGCGTGGGCAAGCCGGACCCGGCGCTGTACCGCTACGCCGCCGCCGCACTGGGCGCCGAGCCGGGGCGCTGCCTGGTCGTGGAAGACAGTGCGCCGGGGGCCCAGGCCGGGCTGGCAGCGGGCATGACCGTGTGGGCGCTGCTGGCGGGCAGTCACATCCTGCCCGACGACGAGGCGCGGCTGCGCGAACTGGGCGTGGCCCGGGTGCTGCACGCACATGCCGAGTTACAGGCGGCTCTGGGGCTGCTGGTTCCCTCGCCGTAG
- a CDS encoding histidine triad nucleotide-binding protein encodes MAERTLFERIIARELPSEIVYEDERFIAIRDIAPKAPIHLLVIPKKVTARVDEITGAAEMGELWLTAVKVARQHAQDYRLVVNCGAGGGQVVFHTHIHVLAGWENGPDSDT; translated from the coding sequence ATGGCCGAACGCACCCTGTTTGAGCGCATCATTGCGCGCGAGCTGCCCAGCGAGATCGTGTACGAGGACGAGCGATTTATTGCCATCCGCGACATTGCCCCGAAAGCGCCCATTCACCTGCTGGTCATTCCCAAAAAGGTGACGGCGCGCGTGGACGAGATTACGGGCGCCGCCGAGATGGGCGAGCTGTGGCTGACGGCCGTGAAGGTGGCCCGCCAGCACGCCCAGGATTACCGGCTGGTGGTGAACTGCGGCGCCGGGGGCGGGCAGGTGGTGTTCCACACCCACATTCATGTGCTGGCCGGCTGGGAGAACGGGCCAGACAGCGACACCTGA
- a CDS encoding metallophosphoesterase gives MRVYAIADLHLAFVTPKPMTVFGPQWAGHPQAIFDHWREVVRPQDLVLLPGDLSWAMRLPEAMQDLAPVAALPGTKVLLRGNHDYWWPTASKLRAALPPGMLAVVNDAVRVGNVVVCGTRGWLTPGHEPLPADDVRLLEREAERLTLSVKAAQALRQPGDHLLLMLHYPPATPPYLPNPLTRVIEAAQPELIVYGHLHGVPPERVMRHVGGIPAHLVAADGLKFVPRLLLDTAAEPLL, from the coding sequence ATGCGCGTATACGCCATTGCCGACCTGCACCTGGCCTTTGTGACACCCAAACCCATGACGGTGTTTGGGCCGCAGTGGGCCGGGCATCCGCAGGCGATTTTTGACCACTGGCGCGAGGTGGTGCGCCCACAGGATCTGGTGCTGCTGCCGGGCGACCTGTCGTGGGCCATGCGGCTGCCCGAAGCGATGCAGGACCTCGCGCCCGTGGCGGCGCTGCCGGGCACCAAGGTGCTGCTGCGCGGCAACCACGATTACTGGTGGCCCACGGCCAGCAAGCTGCGCGCCGCCCTGCCCCCGGGCATGCTGGCCGTGGTGAACGACGCCGTGCGCGTGGGCAACGTGGTGGTGTGCGGCACGCGCGGCTGGCTGACCCCCGGCCACGAGCCCTTGCCCGCCGATGACGTGCGGCTGCTGGAGCGCGAGGCCGAGCGCCTGACCCTGAGTGTGAAGGCCGCCCAGGCCCTGCGCCAGCCCGGCGACCACCTGCTGCTGATGCTGCACTACCCGCCCGCCACGCCGCCCTACCTGCCCAACCCGCTGACCCGGGTGATTGAGGCGGCGCAGCCCGAACTGATCGTGTACGGCCACCTGCACGGCGTGCCCCCCGAACGGGTCATGCGCCATGTGGGCGGCATTCCCGCGCATCTGGTGGCCGCCGACGGCCTGAAATTCGTGCCCAGGCTGCTGCTGGACACAGCCGCCGAGCCGCTGCTCTAA
- the glmM gene encoding phosphoglucosamine mutase produces the protein MSERKYFGTDGVRAVAGAHPLTAAWVMDLGAAAGEILKAGRDHASVVIGKDTRQSGDMLEAALAAGLTSRGVNVIHVGVLPTPGVSYLTRYLGADAGVVISASHNPYQDNGIKFFGADGQKLSDATEHQIEAALDALADLPPVTGVNLGGVTNYSEAERLYVGYLRGHAPDLSGLRIAMDCANGAAYRVGPKVFQAAGADVFAVYTTPDGRNINRDCGSTHLDHLQRIVREGNYDLGVAFDGDADRALFVDSRGNVVHGDHMLLLNARARGEQGVVTTIMANMALEVKLQEAGIPLERTAVGDRYVHERLHERHLNLGGEQSGHVLFLDISPTGDGVLSALLTLKSMKALGTTLDALFDDLVMYPQTLVNVRVADKKAIAADGEVMAAVARAEEQLRGKGRVNLRPSGTENLIRVMVEGQDATEIHEIARVLAGVVQSRGAQA, from the coding sequence ATGAGCGAACGGAAGTATTTCGGAACGGACGGCGTGCGCGCGGTCGCGGGCGCCCATCCCCTCACGGCTGCTTGGGTCATGGACCTGGGCGCGGCGGCCGGGGAGATTCTCAAGGCGGGGCGCGACCACGCCAGCGTGGTTATCGGCAAGGACACCCGCCAGAGCGGCGACATGCTGGAAGCGGCGCTGGCGGCGGGCCTGACCAGCCGGGGCGTGAATGTCATTCATGTGGGGGTGCTGCCCACCCCGGGCGTCAGCTACCTCACCCGCTACCTGGGCGCCGATGCCGGCGTGGTCATCAGCGCCTCGCACAACCCCTACCAGGACAACGGCATCAAGTTCTTCGGCGCCGATGGCCAGAAGCTCAGCGACGCCACCGAGCACCAGATCGAGGCGGCGCTGGACGCCCTGGCGGACCTGCCGCCCGTCACCGGGGTCAACCTGGGCGGCGTAACCAACTACTCCGAGGCCGAGCGGCTGTACGTGGGCTACCTGCGCGGCCACGCCCCGGACCTGAGCGGGCTGCGCATCGCCATGGACTGTGCCAACGGGGCCGCCTACCGCGTGGGGCCCAAGGTCTTTCAGGCGGCGGGCGCCGACGTGTTTGCGGTGTACACCACCCCGGACGGCCGCAACATCAACCGCGACTGCGGCAGCACCCACCTTGACCACCTGCAGCGCATTGTGCGCGAGGGCAACTACGACCTCGGCGTGGCCTTTGACGGCGACGCCGACCGCGCGCTGTTCGTGGACAGCCGGGGCAACGTGGTGCACGGCGACCACATGCTGCTGCTCAACGCCCGCGCGCGCGGCGAGCAGGGCGTGGTGACCACCATCATGGCGAACATGGCCCTGGAGGTGAAGCTGCAGGAAGCCGGCATTCCCCTGGAGCGCACAGCGGTGGGCGACCGCTACGTGCACGAGCGCCTGCACGAGCGGCACCTGAACCTGGGCGGCGAACAGAGCGGGCACGTCCTGTTTCTGGATATCTCGCCCACCGGCGACGGCGTGCTGAGCGCCCTGCTGACCCTGAAAAGCATGAAGGCCCTGGGCACCACCCTGGACGCCCTGTTTGACGATCTGGTGATGTACCCGCAGACCCTGGTGAACGTGCGCGTGGCCGACAAGAAGGCCATTGCCGCCGACGGCGAGGTCATGGCGGCCGTGGCCCGCGCCGAGGAACAGCTGCGCGGCAAGGGCCGGGTGAACCTGCGCCCCAGCGGCACCGAGAACCTGATCCGCGTGATGGTCGAGGGCCAGGACGCCACCGAGATTCACGAGATTGCGCGCGTGCTGGCCGGTGTGGTGCAGTCGCGCGGCGCCCAGGCCTGA
- the rpsT gene encoding 30S ribosomal protein S20, protein MALRHKSAQKRHRQSLKRRLLNRSRKSTIKTFTKKAVAAAQTGAEDLATLQSRAESLIDKAAKGSTLHKNAAARKKSRLAKAINRAKAAQQG, encoded by the coding sequence ATGGCCCTGCGTCACAAGTCCGCCCAGAAACGTCACCGCCAGAGCCTCAAGCGCCGCCTGCTGAACCGCAGCCGCAAGAGCACCATCAAGACCTTCACCAAAAAGGCCGTGGCCGCCGCCCAGACCGGCGCCGAGGACCTGGCCACGCTGCAGAGCCGCGCCGAGAGCCTGATTGACAAGGCCGCCAAGGGCAGCACCCTGCACAAGAACGCCGCCGCCCGCAAGAAGAGCCGTCTGGCCAAGGCGATCAACCGCGCCAAGGCCGCGCAGCAGGGCTAA
- a CDS encoding PadR family transcriptional regulator, giving the protein MPPLPNSSPPTRAVLAALQSAYPAHTYGYDLSKGTCLKSGTLYPILQRLHDQGYLDAQWEDSPHPGKPPRHIYRLTQTGLELARQRQAEDPAPRTRTKGALT; this is encoded by the coding sequence ATGCCTCCATTGCCCAACAGCAGTCCTCCCACCCGCGCCGTGCTGGCGGCCCTGCAGAGCGCGTACCCGGCGCACACCTACGGCTACGACCTGAGTAAGGGCACCTGCCTGAAAAGTGGCACGCTGTACCCCATCCTGCAGCGCCTGCACGACCAGGGGTATCTGGACGCGCAGTGGGAAGACTCACCACATCCCGGCAAGCCCCCCCGGCACATCTACCGCCTGACGCAGACAGGGCTGGAACTGGCCCGGCAGCGTCAGGCCGAAGACCCAGCCCCCCGCACCCGCACCAAAGGCGCCCTGACATGA